The DNA region CCACCGCGTCCACCGCGGGGGCCTCGCCCTCCGGCTGGCGCCCCGTCACCACCGCCACGTCCGCGCCGTGCACCTGGTTCATCCAGACCACGTCGGCCGGGTCCAGGCCCAGCGAACGGGCCGCAACCGCCCGGTTCTCCCGGACGGCCGCCGGGTCGTCCCCCACCGCACCGCCGAGGTTCAACTCCCCGTACGGCGAAGTGCTCACCCCGCCCCACCGGGTGGTGAAGGCGAAGTGAGCACCATCGCGTACGACGCGATCGATCACTTAAGGAAGTCCGGGACGTCGAGCTCCTCCGCCGGGCTCTCCACGTACGGCTGGCGGGCCGGCTGCACCTGCGGCGGAACCGGGGCGGCCGTCGCGGTGGCCGGGGCCTCCGCGGGACGGACCGGAGCCGAGCCCTCACCCTCCGGACGGGACGTCACCGAGCCGATGCCGCCGTACGCGGGCCGGCCGGCCGGGCGCTCGGGGGCGCTGCCGGCGGACGAGGCCGACGAGCCGGACGGGGTCGCGCTCGCCTTGACCACCGGGTCGCGGACGATGGCCGGCGGCTGGCCGCCGTCGAAGCCGGCCGCGATGACGGTGACCCGGACCTCGTCGCCGAGCGCGTCGTCGATGACCGCGCCGAAGATGATGTTGGCCTCGGGGTGCGCCGCCTCGCTGACCAGCTGGGCGGACTCGTTGATCTCGAACAGGCCGAGGTCGGAGCCGCCCGAGATGGAGAGCAGCACGCCGCGGGCGCCGTCGATCGAGGCCTCCAGCAGCGGGGAGGAGATCGCCATCACGGCGGCGGCCTTGGCGCGGTCCTCGCCGCGGGCCGAGCCGATGCCCATGAGCGCCGAACCGGCCTCGGACATGACGGACTTGACGTCGGCGAAGTCGAGGTTGATCAGACCGGGGGTGGTGATCAGGTCGGTGATGCCCTGGACGCCGGAGAGCAGCACCTGGTCGGCGGAGCGGAACGCGTCCAGCACGCTGACCTGGCGGTCCGAGATGGACAGCAGCCGGTCGTTGGGGATCACGATGAGGGTGTCGACCTCTTCGCGGAGGCTGGCGATGCCGTCCTCGGCCTGGTTGGCGCGACGCCGGCCCTCGAAGGTGAACGGGCGGGTGACCACGCCGATGGTGAGCGCGCCCAGCGAGCGGGCGATGTTGGCGACCACGGGGGCGCCGCCGGTGCCGGTGCCGCCGCCCTCGCCGGCGGTGACGAAGACCATGTCGGCCCCCTTGAGGACCTCCTCGATCTCCTCGCGGTGGTCCTCGGCGGCCTTGCGGCCGACCTCGGGGTTGGCGCCGGCGCCGAGGCCCCGGGTGAGTTCACGGCCCACATCGAGCTTGACGTCGGCGTCGCTCATGAGGAGGGCCTGCGCATCGGTGTTGATCGCGATGAACTCGACGCCCTTGAGACCGACCTCGATCATCCGGTTGATGGCGTTGACACCACCGCCGCCGATTCCGACGACCTTGATGACTGCGAGGTAGTTCTGCGGTGCTGCCACGTCGAAGGCCTCTCGCCTCGAATTTCCGGGTCGGTACGACGCCGGTGGGGGTCGTTCCGACGGATGTCGATGGGTAGGGAGCCTGGTTTCTGACGCAATGTCCGAAATGCCGACCGCCGACCCCAACCCTAAACTTGACCTTTAGGGTTAGTGCTGTGCCTCTGTCACATCACCAGGGAACACAGGCTGGTGACACAGGACACTAGGTGGCTCCGGCCACGTGTTTCAACGAACACGCCGAGCTTCCCTTTTTCTTTTGAGCCTATGTGATCATCAACCGGCGGATGAAACCGGGGTGACCACCAAGGGTCGGGCCGACACGAAACCGCGTCAACCCCGCCCGTCACCCGCCGCCGCTCTTTCGGCGACGCGCTCCGCGCGCACCCTTGTGCGGAAAACCTACCGGATCATCCGGACACCGCCGGCGCGTCCGGCGCACTCACGTCGAAGTTCGTACCCTTCTGACCCAGCAGCGCCACCAGCACGCGGGATTTCCGATCGGTCTGCTCCGGACTCCCCCAGCGGACCGTCACACCCCCGCTGAGCTGCAACTGGATGTCGTCGTACGAATGCACCAGAACCGCCCCGGCCCGCTGCCGGACCTCGGTCGGCAGGCCCGCGGCCACCGTCACCGCACCGTTCACCAACTGCGCCGGCCCGATCACCGACTCCGCGTCCCTGGCCGGCTGACTGAGCCTGAGCTCCACCACCGGGACGCCCTCCGGGGCGGCCGGCTCGGTGGCGAAGCTCACGCCCCCGGCGTCGACCTGGGTGAAGCGGCCGTCCTCGCCCTTCACCGCGGCGACCGCCGTGCGCTGGGTGATCTTCACCCGCAGGGTGTGCGGCCAGCCCCGCCAGACCTCGGCGCCGGCCACCCGCGGGATCGCCTCCACCTGCCGCCGGACGTCCTCCAGGTCCACCCGGGCCAGCGGGCCGGAACCGACCCCGCCGATCGCCGAGCGGACCTGGTCGGCCGTCAGCCTGTCGTCCTGCACGCCCTGCACCGAGACGCTGCGCACGTCGAGGACCGAGGAGAAGAAGACCAGCCAGGCCAGCACGCCCAGCACCGCGGCGCCGAACGAACCCAGCACCACCACCCCGCGCCGGGAGAGCCGCAGCCGCGGGGCGTACTCCTCGTCCCCCAGGTCCTCGTCGTGCGGGTGCCCCCGGCCGCCGGCCGGGGGCGGCTCGGCGAGCCGGGCGTCAGCCACGACGGCGGCCGCCCCTGGCTGCCTCGATGGCCTCGTAGACCATGCCGACCAGCAGCTCGTCCGCGTCCCGGCGGCCGAACTCGGCGGCGGCCCGGCTCATGTCCCAGAGCTTCTGCGGGTCGGTGAGCACCGGCAGCACGTTCTGCAGCACCCAGTCCGGGTTCAGCTCGGCGTCGTCGACCAGCAGCCCGCCGCCGGCCTTCACCATCGGCTGGGCGTTCAGCCGCTGCTCGCCGTTGCCGATCGGCAGCGGGACGAAGGCGGCGGGCAGGCCCACGGCCGCCAGCTCGGCCACCGTCATCGCGCCCGCCCGGCAGAGCATCAGGTCGGCGGCCGCGTACGCGAGGTCCATCCGGTCCAGGTACGGCAGCGCGCGGTACGGCGGCATCCCGGGGATGTCGTCCACCTGCGGCAGCTCGTTCTTGGGGCCGACGGCGTGCAGGATCTGGACGCCGTACTGCTGGAGGCGCGGGGCGATCGCCGCGACCGTCTCGTTGAGCCGGCGCGCGCCCTGCGAGCCGCCCGAGACCAGCAGGGTGGGCAGCCGCTGGTCGAGGCCGAAGTAGTGCCGGGCCTCGGGCCGGGACGCGTTGCGGTCCAGGGTGGCGATGGTCCGGCGCAGCGGGATGCCGATGTACCGGGAGTCGCGGAGCTTGCTGTCCGGCGTGGAGACCGCGACGAAGTCGCTGTAGCGCGCGCCGATCTTGTTGGCCAGGCCGGGCCGGGCGTTGGCCTCGTGCACCACGATCGGCACACCGGCCCGTTTGGCGGCCAGGTAGGCGGGCATCGCGACGTAGCCGCCGAAGCCGACCACCGCGTCCGCCTTGACCCGCTCGATGATCTCCTGGGCGGCCCGGACGGTGCCGCGCAGCCGGCCCGGGACGGTGATCAGCTCGGGCGTGGGCTTGCGGGGCAGCGGGACGGCCGGGATCAGCTCCAGCTGGTAGCCGCGCTCGGGTACCAGCCGGGTCTCCAGGCCGCGCTCGGTCCCGAGGGCGGTGATCCCGACGGACGGGTCATGCCTGCGGAGGGCGTCCGCGAGGGCCATGGCCGGCTCGATGTGACCGGCGGTCCCCCCGCCGGCGAGTACGACATGCACCGAAATTCACCGCTCCCTGCGTGCCGGCACCGGGGCCGGGCGCGCTGTGGTTCGTCGTCGTGGCAGCACCCGGGCCAGCTGTCTCCTGATCCGGGAGTTCTTGCTCCGGGCGGCCAGGGCCGCCTTCGCTCCCGAGCTGCTGCGTGCCAGGCAGAGCAGCACCCCGATCGCGGACATGGCCGACAGCATGGCGGAACCGCCGTAGGAGAACAGCGGGAGCGGGACGCCCGCGATGGGCAGCAGTCCCAGCGCCGACCCCAGGTTGATCACGGCCTGAGCCATGATCCAGGTGATGGCGGCTCCCGCGGCGTACCTGACGAAGGGATCCTTCGTGCCGATGGCCACACGGATACCCGCGTAGCCTAGTGCCGCGAAGAGACCGATCACCGACAGCGTCCCCACCAGTCCCAGTTCCTCGCCGGTCGTGGCGAAGATGAAGTCGGTGTGCGCCTCCGGGAGCTGGCCCCACTTCTCGACGCCGGCGCCGAGGCCGGAGCCGAAGAGGCCGCCGAGGCCGAACGAGTAGACGCCGTGCAGGGCCTGGAAGCAGGCGCCGGCCGGGTCGAGCTTGGTCACGCCGATGCAGGAGAGCCGCTCGGCGCGGTGCGGGACGGTGACCACCAGGGCGGTGCAGACCACCACCGCCACGCCGAGGGTGGCCACGAACAGCCGAAGCGGCGCGCCGACCATCCAGAGCAGGCCGAACAGCATGGCCACCAGGATCATCGCGGTGCCCATGTCGCCGCCGAGCATGATCAGCGCGAGCAGCAGCAGCGCACCGGGGACCAGCGGGACCAGCAGGTGCTTCCACTGGTCGAGGGTGCCGTTCTTCTGCTTCCGCGCCAGCAGGTCGGCGCCCCACAGCACCAGGGCCAGCTTGGCGAACTCGGAGGGCTGGAACTGGAACACGCCGAAATCCAGCCAGTTCCGGTTGCCGTTGACCTCCACGCCGACGCCGGGGATGGCGACCAGGACGAGCGCCCCGATCACCCCGAGCATCACCGGGTAGACGATCACCCGCAGCACCGCCACCGGAACCAGGGCGAACCCGACCAGCAGCGCGAAGCCGAGCAGCACCCCGACCAGCTGTTTGAAGAAGTAGAACTGGGTCGAACGGTGCTGGCCCAGGGCGAGGATCTGCGAGGCGGAGAACACCATCATCAGCCCGAGCCCCACCAGCAGCAGCGCCGTGCCGGCGATCAGCAGGTACGGCGTGAGCGGCCGGTCCAGGGTGTACCGCAGGCGGGCCCGGAAGGCCTGTACGCGGGCCAGCGGGCCGGCGGACTTGTAGGCGGTGGTGGTGGCCGAGATCACCCGCCAGGGATCGGTCGCCCCGCCCTCCGGTGCGCCCGGATCCCCCGCCCTGCCCTGACCGCCGCCCACCCGTCCCGCTCTCCCTCCACGCCTCGCCCGTCCCCGGGCCGCTCCGATCCGGCGCGGCCCTCGGGCGCGCGGGGCGGGACCCGTCCGGACCCGGGTGCGCGCCTCGTCGGACCCGTCCTACGAGTCCGCCAGCTCCCGCACGGCCGCCGCGAAGAGGTCGCCGCGCTCGCCGTAGTTGGTGAACATGTCCATCGAGGCGCAGGCCGGGGCCAGCAGCACCGTGTCACCCGTTCGGGCGAGTGAGGCGGCCGCGCGGACCACCTCGGCCATCGCCACCGCGCCAGTCTGG from Kitasatospora sp. NBC_00458 includes:
- a CDS encoding cell division protein FtsQ/DivIB, whose amino-acid sequence is MADARLAEPPPAGGRGHPHDEDLGDEEYAPRLRLSRRGVVVLGSFGAAVLGVLAWLVFFSSVLDVRSVSVQGVQDDRLTADQVRSAIGGVGSGPLARVDLEDVRRQVEAIPRVAGAEVWRGWPHTLRVKITQRTAVAAVKGEDGRFTQVDAGGVSFATEPAAPEGVPVVELRLSQPARDAESVIGPAQLVNGAVTVAAGLPTEVRQRAGAVLVHSYDDIQLQLSGGVTVRWGSPEQTDRKSRVLVALLGQKGTNFDVSAPDAPAVSG
- the murG gene encoding undecaprenyldiphospho-muramoylpentapeptide beta-N-acetylglucosaminyltransferase; amino-acid sequence: MHVVLAGGGTAGHIEPAMALADALRRHDPSVGITALGTERGLETRLVPERGYQLELIPAVPLPRKPTPELITVPGRLRGTVRAAQEIIERVKADAVVGFGGYVAMPAYLAAKRAGVPIVVHEANARPGLANKIGARYSDFVAVSTPDSKLRDSRYIGIPLRRTIATLDRNASRPEARHYFGLDQRLPTLLVSGGSQGARRLNETVAAIAPRLQQYGVQILHAVGPKNELPQVDDIPGMPPYRALPYLDRMDLAYAAADLMLCRAGAMTVAELAAVGLPAAFVPLPIGNGEQRLNAQPMVKAGGGLLVDDAELNPDWVLQNVLPVLTDPQKLWDMSRAAAEFGRRDADELLVGMVYEAIEAARGGRRRG
- the ftsW gene encoding putative lipid II flippase FtsW; translated protein: MISATTTAYKSAGPLARVQAFRARLRYTLDRPLTPYLLIAGTALLLVGLGLMMVFSASQILALGQHRSTQFYFFKQLVGVLLGFALLVGFALVPVAVLRVIVYPVMLGVIGALVLVAIPGVGVEVNGNRNWLDFGVFQFQPSEFAKLALVLWGADLLARKQKNGTLDQWKHLLVPLVPGALLLLALIMLGGDMGTAMILVAMLFGLLWMVGAPLRLFVATLGVAVVVCTALVVTVPHRAERLSCIGVTKLDPAGACFQALHGVYSFGLGGLFGSGLGAGVEKWGQLPEAHTDFIFATTGEELGLVGTLSVIGLFAALGYAGIRVAIGTKDPFVRYAAGAAITWIMAQAVINLGSALGLLPIAGVPLPLFSYGGSAMLSAMSAIGVLLCLARSSSGAKAALAARSKNSRIRRQLARVLPRRRTTARPAPVPARRER
- the ftsZ gene encoding cell division protein FtsZ translates to MAAPQNYLAVIKVVGIGGGGVNAINRMIEVGLKGVEFIAINTDAQALLMSDADVKLDVGRELTRGLGAGANPEVGRKAAEDHREEIEEVLKGADMVFVTAGEGGGTGTGGAPVVANIARSLGALTIGVVTRPFTFEGRRRANQAEDGIASLREEVDTLIVIPNDRLLSISDRQVSVLDAFRSADQVLLSGVQGITDLITTPGLINLDFADVKSVMSEAGSALMGIGSARGEDRAKAAAVMAISSPLLEASIDGARGVLLSISGGSDLGLFEINESAQLVSEAAHPEANIIFGAVIDDALGDEVRVTVIAAGFDGGQPPAIVRDPVVKASATPSGSSASSAGSAPERPAGRPAYGGIGSVTSRPEGEGSAPVRPAEAPATATAAPVPPQVQPARQPYVESPAEELDVPDFLK